The following are from one region of the Andrena cerasifolii isolate SP2316 chromosome 1, iyAndCera1_principal, whole genome shotgun sequence genome:
- the LOC143369103 gene encoding uncharacterized protein LOC143369103 isoform X3: MIEPDRCSRSEIMRDRLLYSDTNYSQEEQLLVQLILNVTYASNFANASRVNTITGTNERYADRTSANTNPTTNIGSSRDVRDYAAADVSPTLSDMADSGLETGSVSPHENTTSENSSTDFEELQVTECTSANDDADKIRIRRGNDKDQKVVADAERYDSTNNYSSAGRIKVESRLMDCASSDHSATCSSFDTEQPQLDSSSSSTENAQKAKLQTDEIFQYENQVLSDPFYESDCGSDENESFEFIDLGNASSASTDVGKEAGKPRGERKCHSNYSEIERAQSENARLAASHDTPKQKSSCNASNYYFIDASTLNDEVEVPSSSAINNQCLDEKAQTYTPYPSEYLTGKSNDLAGEQCYKFTSFKTSNLQTGHERVAEFQRELKLTEYLEPFADTRKIKRTDSTSEDKITINAETNKESLAVEIKEADSGESAHPSPCPDNNKNINNDRHAMPRVNDDNDSPVSAIDNKNETDEETKVKDTNLMEDARRPSLIRRNTFELDSNDEKVSVLRQEYERRQGSLVFQNAIPQYSGHRVDGDSCFDPTDEPSIPISNVLSKYTMDGKISTGTQYHAMPYLSLDNEQYEINQAASESNSPPQNETTAGIIYPVTKSASDQMVTDCHEELDNGSSNCSQSLPVTLNCILEKQSRADLLKITKCDDTTPIISGGVSTSDYSKPTDSPTVRRKTESTPIVSGGSVIMSEPGSRMKSTRMASSMTAWVVDMSDCNKNESKPVNNSNAGMSQSFSTPECIKKPVRKISNHEKPGSLGFFVNLKAMDSKPISQQQSCPAERKEQNGSSKSYCEFYVDMSHMNITASKIKKPETEEANSKPEKLSEAGDKKNIFSMFIDLSDPPKNIEGTVQPTHRRSFSTFCEKRVEAKSDDANSSENSIPIREDQLPSEQKCVREKSKPSVFMYIESDSPVVRRRTLSSSRPAFKRHSWNVDKTQGVSNNGHVAKEIMFRKEHKRAHSLSVDRGDLKKLQAKPSSSSHSLSDALKPESVSQRNSKLLHEGNGALNNMDTSSEDAFEYDVRDTPPNSHVEVINEELRVSIKEHEYTELKPERGAENINANDAKAYEDEFSETSAWEKTCTESTEGQTRKSETFDISSGSGPSPDSDNQDYELSELLNGEVPNIDRAQVVPPVGNKISETHKSLSETIKKIESELKSPDYVKPEATYENHSIALKKIERPAGHTLKAATSTFVRLSDLDKTPVASHAADILTAKEDRTAYRMCNSIPETSWIESKLVMSRTNGSVRPLPRKFTSVMSTSLPSKQKSPLEDLTGEYDGEGIISESDLSSMQSSMGRSGAEGSTEETETSSLAGARPYNRLGEDLLRMFLEEINPDVTIDVAGRRIRAHKCILSSRCQYFAAILSGGWIESAGNIISLQGYSYDAVHFALCHIYSGESNIPDSISIVELATLADMLCLEGLKEVIGYTLKVKYCHLFHKPCQICAVGVLECMPLAAAYGLDEVYRKSLRWITRHFVRIWPCKAFATLPRELMEKCYHQHIVHMSTDNVLQTMMDCDKLLATLPNVRWAEPVFRMVSNLLETSVKFLSDNFSGVLGNENFQSLGRELTWNISRLEDNFLAAADRLPSEQACKSYSKLHKMLASAQLEETQDKMKWGALFIDFLKKIQCRVEKCLVRDAARAARTTTWLKMDLELRRRIQELACLVILPHETSKRQSRHSNFVKEPKPPSIRLTTNRSLDLKRVKMVISEHNDKTLKQMTVAQQTKKVVNKPKSDPPERKIPDDKPTTTDANRPKSWPNKIEVKSRYLEPRNKSVPKDTPQPAYPEKVIVQQRRRIMISSSDSSRTSSPAMKRATDKKPLAKIKLTIKKDVKALSSDSLTEANASRANTKKDTISKSCGITRPESPSFKQKNAEIGLSVDSLAESKIKPAPVKKKTNKMDTSMSTDSLMTEITTTPKSNVSNKLSPTLGKAAGKTQVYDRVKKSSPPMQQRSPLTVPRRPARSLESSTAASRSRAAAISAYHGSPSLRRNLLDAAKTPDVPSKSLNNVSFKTATTRALTQSMVNHPNIKREKKDGVPNQQGSESPSKRSSPKSSGTNKMMKPAATAKRATGKATCDDKVKNKCHNGEVAKQPTVGSRSGTFLKDEPTILKKPDIKSSQINT; this comes from the exons ATGATAGAGCCGGACCGGTGTTCGAGAAGCGAAATAATGCGAGACAG GCTTTTATACAGCGATACAAACTACTCGCAAGAAGAACAGCTACTGGTGCAACTTATCTTGAACGTTACTTATGCTTCAAATTTTGCGAATGCATCCCGTGTTAATACCATTACCGGCACCAACGAAAG ATATGCAGATCGCACGTCAGCAAACACCAATCCGACGACAAACATTGGAAGTTCAAGAGATGTGAGAGATTATGCTGCTGCGGATGTGAGCCCGACATTGTCCGATATGGCTGATTCTGGTTTGGAGACTGGTTCTGTAAGTCCACATGAAAACACAACGTCTGAGAATTCGAGTACCGACTTCGAGGAGCTGCAAGTGACGGAGTGCACCTCTGCGAACGACGATGCGGATAAGATACGTATTAGACGTGGAAATGATAAAGATCAGAAAGTGGTGGCAGACGCGGAGCGCTACGACTCGACCAATAATTACAGCAGCGCGGGTCGCATAAAGGTAGAGTCAAGATTAATGGACTGCGCTTCGAGCGACCATAGCGCAACATGTTCCTCTTTCGATACGGAACAGCCGCAGCTAGATTCCTCCAGTTCATCCACGGAGAATGCTCAGAAAGCGAAATTGCAGACGGACGAAATCTTTCAATATGAGAATCAAGTACTTAGCGATCCGTTTTACGAGTCAGACTGCGGTAGCGACGAGAACGAGTCGTTTGAATTTATCGACCTCGGTAACGCGTCTTCTGCGAGCACTGATGTGGGAAAAGAGGCCGGGAAGCCGCGGGGCGAGAGGAAATGCCATTCCAATTATTCCGAAATCGAGCGTGCACAATCAGAAAATGCAAGACTTGCGGCGTCCCACGACACGCCGAAACAAAAAAGTTCCTGTAACGCgagcaattattattttatcgacGCGTCAACGCTGAACGACGAAGTAGAAGTCCCATCTTCGAGCGCGATTAATAATCAATGCCTCGACGAGAAGGCGCAAACGTATACACCTTATCCCTCCGAGTACCTTACAGGCAAGTCGAACGATCTCGCTGGGGAGCAGTGTTATAAATTCACGTCCTTCAAGACATCCAATCTACAAACCGGGCACGAGAGAGTAGCGGAATTTCAAAGGGAATTGAAGCTCACGGAATACCTGGAGCCGTTCGCAGACACGCGTAAAATTAAGAGGACCGACTCCACATCCGAGGATAAGATAACGATAAACGCAGAAACGAATAAAGAATCCTTGGCTGTGGAAATCAAGGAGGCGGACAGTGGCGAAAGCGCGCACCCTTCTCCTTGCCCCgacaataataagaatataaacaATGACCGACACGCCATGCCGCGAGTAAATGACGACAATGATTCCCCCGTTAGCGCGATAGATAATAAAAACGAGACCGACGAAGAAACCAAGGTGAAGGACACAAATTTAATGGAAGATGCCCGACGACCTTCCCTGATCAGGAGGAACACGTTCGAGTTGGATTCTAATGACGAGAAGGTATCGGTGTTAAGGCAAGAATATGAACGGCGACAAGGCAGCCTCGTGTTTCAAAATGCTATACCTCAGTATTCGGGACACCGTGTCGATGGCGATTCCTGTTTCGACCCAACAGACGAACCCTCGATTCCTATCAGCAATGTCCTAAGCAAGTATACTATGGATGGTAAAATTTCAACCGGCACGCAGTACCATGCAATGCCGTATCTTTCATTAGACAACGAACAGTATGAGATTAATCAGGCAGCGTCAGAATCGAATAGTCCCCCGCAGAATGAGACCACGGCTGGTATCATATATCCAGTGACAAAAAGTGCCAGCGACCAGATGGTCACAGACTGCCACGAGGAGTTGGACAATGGGTCGAGCAATTGTAGTCAGAGTTTGCCGGTTACGTTGAACTGCATTTTAGAGAAACAGAGTCGAGCGGATCTACTGAAGATAACTAAATGCGACGACACCACGCCTATTATCTCAGGTGGCGTCAGCACGTCGGATTATTCTAAGCCTACCGATAGTCCGACTGTGCGACGGAAGACAGAGTCCACCCCAATCGTTTCCGGAGGTTCCGTTATTATGAGCGAACCTGGCTCGCGAATGAAATCCACGAGAATGGCCTCTTCGATGACCGCCTGGGTAGTTGACATGAGCGATTGCAATAAGAACGAATCCAAGCCAGTGAATAATTCCAATGCAGGCATGTCTCAGAGCTTCTCGACTCCCGAGTGTATTAAAAAACCTGTTCGAAAAATAAGTAACCACGAGAAGCCGGGTAGCTTAGGGTTTTTCGTTAACTTGAAAGCCATGGACTCCAAGCCCATTTCGCAGCAACAGAGTTGCCCAGCGGAGAGGAAGGAGCAGAATGGAAGTAGTAAGTCTTACTGCGAATTTTATGTTGATATGTCCCATATGAATATTACTGCGTCCAAAATTAAGAAGCCGGAAACAGAAGAGGCTAACAGCAAGCCTGAGAAGCTTAGCGAGGCAGGTGATAAGAAAAACATTTTCTCTATGTTTATCGATTTAAGCGACCCACCCAAGAACATAGAAGGCACTGTGCAGCCTACGCACAGGAGAAGCTTCTCCACGTTCTGTGAGAAACGAGTGGAAGCGAAATCGGACGATGCTAACTCCAGCGAGAACAGCATACCGATCAGAGAAGATCAATTGCCGAGCGAGCAGAAGTGTGTTAGGGAGAAAAGTAAACCGAGCgtgtttatgtacatagagtCCGATTCTCCGGTGGTGAGGCGAAGGACATTGTCTTCGTCGCGGCCAGCTTTTAAGCGGCATTCCTGGAACGTTGATAAGACGCAAGGTGTTAGTAACAATGGGCATGTAGCGAAAGAAATAATGTTCAGGAAAGAGCACAAACGCGCGCACAGTCTCTCTGTGGACCGTGGAGATTTAAAGAAACTACAAGCCAAGCCCAGTTCCTCCAGTCATTCCTTGAGCGACGCCTTAAAACCAGAATCCGTCAGCCAAAGGAACTCCAAGCTCCTCCACGAGGGGAACGGTGCGCTGAATAATATGGACACATCTTCGGAAGATGCTTTCGAATACGATGTGAGAGATACACCTCCCAATTCTCACGTAGAAGTGATCAATGAGGAACTTCGCGTAAGTATAAAGGAGCACGAGTACACGGAATTGAAGCCTGAAAGAGGCGCGGAGAATATTAATGCTAACGACGCGAAAGCCTACGAAGATGAGTTTTCAGAAACTTCCGCGTGGGAGAAGACCTGCACGGAGAGTACCGAGGGACAGACgcgtaaaagtgaaacgtttgaCATCAGCAGTGGTAGCGGGCCATCCCCTGACAGCGACAATCAAGATTATGAGTTGTCCGAATTGTTGAACGGTGAAGTGCCAAACATAGATCGAGCCCAAGTAGTTCCTCCCGTAGGTAATAAAATATCTGAGACACACAAGTCATTGAGTGAGACGATTAAGAAGATCGAAAGTGAACTGAAAAGCCCGGACTACGTGAAGCCGGAGGCGACGTACGAGAACCATAGTATAGCGTTAAAGAAGATTGAAAGACCGGCGGGGCATACTCTGAAGGCAGCAACGTCCACTTTCGTTCGATTGTCGGATTTAGATAAAACACCGGTAGCATCCCACGCGGCGGATATTTTAACTGCGAAGGAAGACAGGACTGCGTATCGCATGTGCAATAGTATACCAGAGACTTCTTGGATCGAGAGTAAATTGGTTATGTCCAGAACAAACGGATCGGTTAGACCGCTTCCTAGGAAATTCACGTCCGTCATGAGCACCTCCTTGCCGTCTAAGCAAAAATCTCCTCTCGAAGACCTAACAGGAGAGTACGACGGCGAAGGTATTATATCAGAATCTGACCTAAGCAGTATGCAGAGTAGCATGGGTCGTTCTGGAGCCG AAGGAAGTACGGAGGAAACTGAAACGTCGAGTTTGGCAGGAGCGAGACCATACAATCGATTGGGAGAAGACCTGTTGAGAATGTTTTTGGAGGAAATCAATCCAGATGTTACAATCGATGTAGCTGGTCGTCGTATAAGAGCTCATAAATGCATATTGAGTTCTCGCTGTCAATACTTTGCAGCAATTCTTAGTGGCGGATGGATTGAAAGTGCGGGGAATATTATTTCCCTACAAGGATACTCTTATGATGCGGTACACTTTGCGCTGTGCCACATATACAGCGGAGAAAGTAATATACCGGATTCTATAAGCATAGTTGAACTAGCAACATTGGCTGATATGTTGTGCTTGGAGGGTCTTAAAGAAGTTATTGGATATACGCTGAAAGTTAAATATTGCCATCTGTTTCATAAG CCTTGTCAAATATGCGCTGTTGGTGTATTGGAATGCATGCCTTTGGCAGCCGCTTATGGCCTTGACGAAGTATATCGGAAATCTCTACGATGGATCACAAGACACTTCGTACGAATATGGCCGTGCAAGGCATTCGCAACTCTTCCAAGAGAGCTTATGGAGAAATGTTATCACCAACATATCGTACACATG TCAACGGATAATGTACTTCAAACTATGATGGATTGTGATAAGCTGCTCGCAACCTTGCCAAATGTTCGTTGGGCCGAGCCTGTGTTTAGAATGGTTTCAAATTTGTTGGAAACGTCAGTAAAGTTTCTGTCGGATAACTTCTCAGGCGTTCTGGGGAATGAAAATTTCCAATCTCTTGGTCGAGAATTGACATGGAACATCAGTCGTCTGGAAGACAACTTCTTGGCAGCAGCAGACCGCTTGCCTTCTGAACAAGCGTGCAAGAGTTACTCGAAGTTGCATAAAATGTTAGCTTCGGCACAGCTGGAGGAGACTCAAGACAAAATGAAGTGGGGTGCTTTGTTCATTGATTTCTTGAAGAAGATTCAATGTCGAGTGGAGAAATGTTTAGTTAGGGATGCGGCGAGGGCAGCGAGGACCACTACATGGTTGAAAATGGACTTGGAGCTGCGACGTAGAATACAAGAATTGGCTTGCCTTGTAATCTTACCTCATGAAACATCGAAACGTCAATCAAGGCATTCTAATTTTGTGAAA GAACCCAAGCCGCCGTCGATTCGTTTGACAACGAATCGTAGTTTGGATTTGAAGCGCGTGAAAATGGTCATATCCGAGCATAATGACAAAACTTTGAAACAGATGACAGTGgcacagcaaacgaagaaagttGTGAACAAACCGAAAAGCGATCCTCCGGAGCGTAAAATACCAGATGATAAACCGACTACTACGGATGCGAACAGACCGAAATCGTGGCCGAACAAAATAGAG GTGAAATCGAGATACTTGGAGCCTAGAAACAAATCCGTTCCTAAAGACACACCGCAGCCAGCGTATCCAGAGAAGGTAATCGTACAGCAGCGACGAAGGATAATGATTTCGTCCTCAGACTCATCTCGAACATCTAGTCCCGCGATGAAGCGCGCTACCGATAAGAAGCCTCTGGCAAAGATAAAGTTGACCATAAAGAAAGACGTGAAGGCACTTTCCTCGGACAGCTTAACAGAAGCAAACGCGAGCAGAGCAAATACTAAAAAGGACACGATCAGTAAAAGCTGCGGTATCACGCGCCCAGAATCGCCCTCCTTTAAGCAGAAGAACGCGGAGATAGGATTGTCTGTAGATTCGCTGGCAGAATCGAAGATCAAGCCTGCGCCTGTTaagaagaaaacgaacaaaATGGACACTTCGATGTCCACGGACAGTCTCATGACCGAGATAACAACCACGCCCAAATCGAACGTGTCGAACAAGCTTTCGCCGACTTTGGGGAAGGCGGCGGGCAAGACGCAGGTGTACGACAGAGTGAAGAAGAGCTCGCCGCCGATGCAGCAGAGGAGTCCGCTGACGGTGCCGAGAAGACCGGCCAGGTCGCTGGAAAGCTCGACAGCCGCTAGCAGAAGCAGGGCAGCGGCTATAAGCGCCTACCACGGTTCGCCCAGTTTGCGAAGGAACCTTCTAGACGCCGCAAAAACACCGGATGTCCCAAGTAAGTCATTGAATAACGTGTCGTTTAAGACCGCCACTACGCGGGCGCTTACGCAGTCCATGGTTAACCATCCTAAcataaaaagagaaaagaaggaCGGAGTGCCGAACCAGCAGGGTTCCGAGAGCCCCAGTAAAAGATCCTCCCCAAAATCGTCTGGCACTAACAAAATGATGAAACCTGCTGCTACCGCTAAAAGGGCAACCGGTAAGGCCACTTGCGACGACAAAGTTAAGAATAAGTGCCATAACGGGGAAGTAGCGAAACAACCCACGGTCGGCTCTAGATCGGGAACCTTTCTAAaagacgagcccacgatacttAAAAAGCCGGATATTAAATCTTCTCAGATCAATACTTAA